A genomic segment from Polyangium mundeleinium encodes:
- a CDS encoding helix-turn-helix domain-containing protein, producing the protein MDAAPDDDQEGVPTPRMGQQTTPDDEGDPVSVPAVLTDEQRDRTLAYLDAYLRQHTQEEAADALGFPTNYIGGVCDRRIKPSVDFAARVAQCSGVGLAAILVGGATLPLPEPRTG; encoded by the coding sequence ATGGATGCTGCGCCCGATGACGATCAAGAGGGCGTCCCGACGCCGCGTATGGGGCAACAGACGACCCCGGACGACGAAGGGGATCCGGTGAGCGTTCCCGCTGTGCTGACGGACGAGCAGCGCGATCGGACGCTCGCGTACCTGGACGCCTATCTCCGTCAGCACACGCAGGAAGAGGCGGCCGATGCGCTCGGCTTCCCGACGAATTACATCGGGGGCGTCTGCGACCGGAGGATCAAGCCGTCCGTCGACTTCGCCGCTCGCGTGGCCCAATGCAGCGGCGTCGGTCTTGCGGCGATCCTCGTGGGCGGCGCGACGCTCCCGTTGCCCGAGCCTCGAACCGGATAG
- a CDS encoding FG-GAP repeat domain-containing protein — translation MAADLNGDGKPDLAVANQNSNVSVLLNQGNGTFAAAVHYPAGSGPSSVAEADLNGDGKPDLAVANFGSHNVSVLLNQGNGTFAAAVHYPAGSGPSSVATADLNSDGKPDLAVANRNSNNVSVLLNQGNGTFAAAVNYAAGSNPLSVAAADLNGDGKPDLAVANQNSNNVSVLLNQGNGTFATAVNYAAGSNPLSVAAADLNGDGKPDLAVANQNSNNVSVLLNQGNGTFAAAVHYAAGSNPFSVATADLNGDGKPDLAVANQSNNNVSVLVNQGNGTFAAAVNYAAGTSPWSVATADLNGDGKPDLAVANSSSYSGNVSVLLNQGNGTFAAAVNYAAGSNPYSVAVADLNGDGKPDLAVANAASNNNVSVLLDQGNGTFAAAVHYAAGSNPLSVATADLNGDGKADLAVANANSNNVSVLQNQGNGTFAAAVNYAAGSSPYSVATADLNGDGKPDLAVVNVGSDNVSVLLNQGNGTFAAAVHYAAGSGPYLVATADLNGDGKPDLAVVNVGSDNVSVLLNQGNGTFAAAVHYAAGSNPQSVAAADLNGDGKADLAVANANSNNVRVLQNQGDGTFAAAFNYAAGLGPSSITAADLNSDGKLDLAVANSGDSTLSVLLNQGNGTFAAAVNYVTGSSPQSVAAADLNFDGRPDLVVAGGSTVSVLFNACLP, via the coding sequence GTGGCGGCGGACCTGAACGGCGATGGCAAGCCTGACCTCGCCGTCGCGAACCAAAACAGCAACGTGAGCGTGCTGCTGAACCAGGGCAACGGCACCTTCGCCGCCGCGGTCCACTACCCTGCGGGCTCGGGCCCCTCTTCGGTCGCGGAGGCGGACCTGAATGGCGATGGCAAGCCTGACCTCGCCGTCGCGAACTTCGGCAGCCACAACGTGAGCGTGCTGCTGAACCAGGGCAACGGCACCTTCGCCGCCGCGGTCCACTACCCTGCGGGCTCGGGCCCCTCTTCGGTCGCGACGGCGGACCTGAACAGCGATGGCAAGCCTGACCTCGCCGTCGCGAACCGAAACAGCAACAACGTGAGCGTGCTGCTGAACCAGGGCAACGGCACCTTCGCCGCCGCGGTCAACTATGCTGCGGGCTCGAACCCCCTGTCGGTCGCGGCGGCGGACCTGAACGGCGATGGCAAGCCTGACCTCGCCGTCGCGAACCAAAACAGCAACAACGTGAGCGTGCTGCTGAACCAGGGCAACGGCACCTTCGCCACCGCGGTCAACTATGCTGCGGGCTCGAACCCCCTGTCGGTCGCGGCGGCGGACCTGAACGGCGATGGCAAGCCTGACCTCGCCGTCGCGAACCAAAACAGCAACAACGTGAGCGTGCTGCTGAACCAGGGCAACGGCACCTTCGCCGCCGCGGTCCACTATGCTGCGGGCTCGAACCCCTTTTCGGTCGCGACGGCGGATCTGAACGGCGATGGCAAGCCTGACCTCGCTGTCGCGAACCAGAGTAATAACAACGTGAGCGTGCTGGTGAACCAGGGCAACGGCACCTTCGCCGCCGCGGTCAACTACGCTGCGGGCACGAGCCCCTGGTCGGTCGCGACGGCGGATCTGAACGGCGATGGCAAGCCCGACCTCGCCGTCGCGAACTCCAGCAGCTACAGCGGCAACGTGAGCGTGCTGCTGAACCAGGGCAACGGCACCTTCGCCGCCGCGGTCAACTACGCTGCGGGCTCGAACCCCTATTCGGTCGCGGTGGCGGACCTAAACGGCGATGGCAAGCCTGACCTCGCCGTCGCGAACGCGGCTAGCAACAACAACGTGAGCGTGCTGCTGGACCAGGGCAACGGCACCTTCGCCGCCGCGGTCCACTACGCTGCGGGCTCGAACCCCCTGTCGGTCGCGACGGCGGACCTGAACGGCGATGGCAAGGCTGACCTCGCCGTCGCGAACGCCAACAGCAACAACGTGAGCGTGCTGCAGAACCAGGGCAACGGCACCTTCGCCGCCGCGGTCAACTACGCTGCGGGCTCGAGCCCCTATTCGGTCGCGACGGCGGACCTGAACGGCGACGGCAAGCCCGACCTCGCCGTCGTGAACGTCGGCAGCGACAACGTGAGCGTGCTGCTGAACCAGGGCAACGGCACCTTCGCCGCCGCGGTCCACTACGCTGCGGGCTCGGGCCCCTATTTGGTCGCGACGGCGGACCTGAACGGCGATGGCAAGCCTGACCTCGCCGTCGTGAACGTCGGCAGCGACAACGTGAGCGTGCTGCTGAACCAGGGCAACGGCACCTTCGCCGCCGCGGTCCACTATGCTGCGGGCTCGAACCCCCAGTCGGTCGCGGCGGCGGATCTGAACGGCGATGGCAAGGCTGACCTCGCCGTCGCGAATGCCAACAGCAACAACGTGCGCGTGCTGCAGAACCAAGGCGACGGGACCTTCGCCGCCGCCTTCAACTACGCTGCGGGCCTCGGTCCCTCTTCGATCACGGCAGCGGACCTCAATAGCGATGGCAAGCTCGACCTCGCCGTTGCAAACTCGGGCGACTCCACCCTGAGCGTGCTGCTGAATCAGGGCAACGGCACCTTCGCCGCCGCGGTCAACTACGTCACGGGCTCGTCTCCTCAGTCGGTCGCAGCGGCAGACTTGAACTTCGATGGCAGACCCGATCTCGTGGTCGCGGGCGGAAGCACGGTAAGCGTGCTGTTCAATGCCTGCTTGCCATAG
- a CDS encoding FG-GAP repeat domain-containing protein, with amino-acid sequence MGLMTPIVQRMLGLCVVLLLVTAWGCTTVLGLDNDYHPFDGGGGSSGGGSCTPVDDGDPCTDDVCIAGVPSHPAKANGSACDDGDPCTQTDTCQAGICIAGNPLCNGGASCVAGACVAPPCNGLLGLPGPPTPTVGDAPVSVVAADLNGDGKPDVAVANFNSHNVSVLLNQGNDTFAAAVHYPAGTGPASVAAADLNGDGKPDLAVANLNSHNVSVLLNQGNGTFAAAVHYAAGTNPWSVATADLNGDGKPDLAVANQVSDNVSVLLNQGNGTFAPAVHYAAGSGPRSVAAADLNGDGKPDLAVANYNSDNVSVLLNQGNGTFAAAVNYAEGLSPWSVAAADLNGDGKPDLAVANYNSDNVSVLLNQGNGTFATAVHYAAGSSPRSVAAADLNGDGKPDLAVANHFGNVSVLVNQGNGTFAAAVHYAAGSNPQSVATADLNGDSKPDLAVANYNSVNVSVLVNQGNGTFVAQVNYAAGSTPRSVATADLNGDGKPDLAVANYSSNDVSVLLNQGNGTFAAAVHYAAGSTPRSVATADLNGDGKPDLAVANLNSDNVSVLVNQGNGTFAAAVDYAAGSVPFSVATADLNGDGKPDLAVANQSNNNVSVLVNQGNGTFAAAVHYPAGTGPASVAAADLNSDGKPDLAVANYFVNNVSVLLNQGDGTFAAAVNYAAGTSPSSVAAADLNGDGKPDLAVANESSGNVSMLLNQGDGTFAAAVHYPAGTSPWSVAMADLNGDGKPDLAVANESSGNVSVLLNQGDGIFATELNYSAGAYPTSVAAADLNFDGRPDLVVTGESTVGVLLNACLP; translated from the coding sequence ATGGGATTGATGACGCCGATCGTCCAGCGGATGCTGGGACTGTGTGTCGTGTTGCTCCTGGTGACCGCCTGGGGCTGCACGACGGTGCTCGGGCTCGATAACGACTATCATCCTTTCGACGGAGGTGGCGGCAGCAGCGGCGGTGGTTCTTGCACCCCCGTCGATGACGGTGACCCCTGCACGGACGATGTGTGCATCGCGGGGGTACCGAGCCACCCGGCGAAGGCGAACGGCTCCGCCTGCGACGATGGTGACCCTTGCACCCAGACCGACACTTGCCAGGCTGGCATTTGCATCGCTGGGAACCCCCTCTGCAATGGGGGCGCGAGCTGCGTCGCTGGGGCGTGCGTCGCACCCCCGTGCAATGGGTTGCTGGGGCTCCCCGGCCCTCCGACGCCGACCGTAGGCGACGCTCCAGTTTCCGTTGTGGCGGCAGACCTGAACGGCGATGGCAAGCCAGACGTCGCCGTCGCGAACTTCAACAGCCACAACGTGAGCGTGCTGCTGAACCAGGGCAACGATACCTTCGCCGCCGCGGTCCACTACCCTGCGGGCACGGGCCCCGCTTCGGTCGCGGCGGCGGACCTGAACGGCGATGGCAAGCCAGACCTCGCCGTCGCGAACCTCAACAGCCACAACGTGAGCGTGCTGCTGAACCAGGGCAACGGCACCTTCGCCGCCGCGGTCCACTACGCTGCGGGCACGAACCCCTGGTCGGTCGCGACGGCGGACCTGAACGGCGATGGCAAGCCAGACCTCGCCGTCGCGAATCAAGTCAGCGACAACGTGAGCGTGCTGCTGAACCAGGGCAACGGCACGTTCGCCCCCGCGGTCCACTATGCTGCGGGCTCGGGCCCCCGTTCGGTTGCGGCGGCGGACCTGAACGGCGATGGCAAGCCAGACCTCGCCGTCGCGAACTACAACAGCGACAACGTGAGCGTGCTGCTGAACCAGGGCAACGGCACGTTCGCCGCCGCGGTCAACTACGCTGAGGGCTTGAGCCCCTGGTCGGTCGCGGCGGCGGACCTGAACGGCGATGGCAAGCCAGACCTCGCCGTCGCGAACTACAACAGCGACAACGTGAGCGTGCTGCTGAACCAGGGCAACGGCACGTTCGCCACCGCGGTCCACTACGCTGCGGGCTCGAGCCCCCGTTCGGTCGCGGCGGCGGACCTGAACGGCGATGGCAAGCCAGACCTCGCCGTCGCGAACCACTTCGGCAACGTGAGCGTGCTGGTGAACCAGGGCAACGGCACCTTCGCTGCCGCGGTCCACTACGCTGCGGGCTCGAACCCGCAGTCGGTCGCGACGGCGGACCTGAACGGCGATAGCAAGCCTGACCTCGCCGTCGCGAACTACAACAGTGTCAACGTGAGCGTGCTGGTAAATCAGGGCAACGGCACCTTCGTCGCGCAGGTCAACTACGCTGCGGGCTCGACCCCCCGTTCGGTTGCGACTGCGGACCTGAACGGCGATGGCAAGCCAGACCTCGCCGTCGCGAACTACAGCAGCAACGACGTGAGCGTGCTGCTGAACCAGGGCAACGGCACCTTCGCCGCCGCGGTCCACTACGCTGCGGGCTCGACCCCCCGTTCGGTTGCGACTGCGGACCTGAACGGCGATGGCAAGCCAGACCTCGCCGTCGCGAACCTCAACAGCGACAACGTGAGCGTGCTGGTGAACCAGGGCAACGGCACCTTCGCCGCTGCGGTCGACTATGCTGCGGGCTCGGTCCCCTTTTCGGTCGCGACGGCGGACCTGAACGGCGATGGCAAGCCAGACCTCGCTGTCGCGAACCAGAGCAACAACAACGTGAGCGTGCTGGTGAACCAGGGCAACGGCACCTTCGCCGCCGCGGTCCACTACCCTGCGGGCACTGGCCCCGCTTCGGTCGCGGCGGCGGACCTGAACAGCGATGGCAAGCCTGACCTCGCCGTCGCGAACTACTTCGTCAACAACGTGAGCGTTCTGCTGAACCAAGGCGACGGCACCTTCGCCGCCGCGGTCAACTACGCTGCGGGCACGAGCCCCTCTTCGGTCGCGGCGGCGGACCTGAACGGCGATGGCAAGCCTGACCTCGCCGTCGCGAACGAGAGCAGCGGCAACGTGAGCATGCTGCTGAACCAAGGCGACGGCACCTTCGCCGCTGCAGTCCACTATCCTGCGGGCACGAGCCCCTGGTCGGTCGCGATGGCGGACCTGAACGGCGATGGCAAGCCTGACCTCGCCGTCGCGAACGAGAGCAGCGGCAACGTGAGCGTGCTGCTGAACCAAGGCGACGGCATCTTCGCCACCGAGCTCAACTACAGCGCGGGCGCGTATCCTACGTCGGTCGCGGCGGCTGACTTGAACTTCGATGGCAGACCCGATCTCGTGGTCACGGGCGAAAGCACGGTAGGCGTGTTGCTCAATGCCTGCTTGCCATAG